A stretch of the Mesorhizobium huakuii genome encodes the following:
- a CDS encoding SDR family oxidoreductase, which produces MDLFKLNGDVALVTGAGSGIGQAIAIGLAEAGANVACFGHASKGGLEETAQRITALGRKALVLTGTVTSESDLAAAIDRVEVELGALTVAVNNAGIAGSEPAETMSLGTWQKVHEVNVAGVFLSCQAEARKMLARRKGSIINIASMSGTIVNRGLTQAHYNSSKAAVIHMSKSLAMEWADRGLRVNVVSPGYTLTPMNKRPEVAEEIKIFKRDTPIGRMAAPEEMVGPTVFLASGASSFVTGLDLIVDGGYVCW; this is translated from the coding sequence ATGGATCTTTTCAAGCTGAACGGCGATGTCGCACTGGTCACTGGTGCCGGCAGCGGCATTGGCCAGGCAATCGCGATCGGACTGGCCGAGGCAGGGGCCAACGTCGCCTGTTTCGGTCATGCATCGAAAGGCGGGCTGGAGGAGACCGCGCAACGGATTACTGCACTTGGCCGCAAGGCTTTGGTGCTGACCGGCACGGTCACCTCGGAAAGCGATCTCGCGGCGGCAATCGATCGCGTCGAGGTCGAACTCGGTGCGCTGACTGTCGCCGTCAACAATGCCGGCATCGCCGGTTCGGAGCCGGCCGAAACGATGTCTCTGGGGACATGGCAGAAGGTGCACGAGGTCAATGTCGCCGGCGTGTTCCTGTCCTGCCAGGCAGAGGCGCGCAAGATGCTGGCCCGACGCAAGGGCTCGATCATCAACATCGCCTCGATGTCCGGCACCATCGTCAATCGGGGGCTGACACAGGCGCACTACAATTCCTCGAAAGCCGCCGTCATCCACATGTCGAAGAGCCTCGCCATGGAATGGGCCGATCGCGGCTTGCGCGTCAATGTCGTCAGCCCGGGCTACACGCTGACGCCGATGAACAAGCGGCCGGAGGTGGCGGAGGAGATCAAGATCTTCAAGCGCGACACGCCGATAGGACGCATGGCTGCCCCGGAGGAAATGGTCGGGCCGACGGTGTTCCTGGCCAGCGGTGCGTCGAGCTTCGTCACCGGCCTCGACCTGATCGTCGATGGCGGCTACGTCTGCTGGTAG
- a CDS encoding ABC transporter substrate-binding protein has product MSFRSRVSKLSMGAVALATLSLLTPSAQAAAPESNDPIKIALFDWTSVNLNAKILGGILEKLGYTVEYPTADYLSSLTTGLTNGDLDVGLEFWDTTAGEAMKASDATGQTERLGKLGPKAKEEWWFPEYMKEKCPTLPDWHALLDATCAASFSTAETAPKGRYLGGPVTWEGFDDERVAALKLPFTVIHAGTDAAMFAELDSAYQRKAPIMLWIYSPHWAPAKYKGEWVQFPEYTPECYNDPKWGTNPDAKYDCGKPHGEIWKYAWNGMKDKWPVAYKVAKAFTIDTDELNKMSGEIDLNGKTPEDVAAAWIAAHEADWKAWAQ; this is encoded by the coding sequence ATGTCATTTCGCAGTCGAGTTTCGAAACTATCGATGGGCGCCGTCGCGCTCGCAACGCTGAGCCTGCTGACACCTTCCGCCCAAGCCGCCGCACCGGAATCCAACGACCCGATCAAGATCGCGCTGTTCGACTGGACCAGCGTGAACCTCAACGCCAAGATCCTCGGCGGCATCCTGGAAAAGCTCGGCTATACCGTAGAATATCCAACCGCCGATTACCTTTCCAGCCTGACCACCGGCCTCACCAATGGCGACCTCGATGTCGGCCTGGAGTTCTGGGACACCACCGCCGGCGAAGCGATGAAGGCCTCCGACGCGACCGGCCAGACCGAGAGGCTCGGCAAGCTCGGCCCAAAGGCCAAGGAAGAGTGGTGGTTTCCCGAGTACATGAAGGAGAAGTGCCCGACCTTGCCGGACTGGCATGCGCTGCTCGACGCCACATGCGCCGCGTCGTTCTCGACGGCGGAGACGGCGCCGAAAGGGCGCTATCTCGGCGGTCCGGTGACCTGGGAAGGCTTTGACGACGAGCGCGTCGCGGCGCTGAAACTGCCCTTCACCGTGATCCATGCCGGCACCGATGCGGCGATGTTCGCGGAACTCGATTCCGCCTATCAGCGCAAGGCGCCGATCATGCTGTGGATCTATTCGCCGCACTGGGCGCCGGCCAAGTACAAGGGCGAATGGGTGCAATTCCCCGAATACACACCCGAATGCTACAACGACCCGAAATGGGGCACCAACCCCGACGCCAAATATGATTGCGGCAAGCCGCATGGCGAGATCTGGAAATATGCCTGGAACGGCATGAAGGACAAATGGCCGGTCGCCTACAAGGTGGCGAAGGCCTTCACGATCGATACCGACGAGCTGAACAAGATGAGCGGCGAGATCGACCTCAACGGCAAGACGCCGGAAGACGTCGCCGCTGCCTGGATCGCCGCGCACGAGGCCGACTGGAAAGCCTGGGCGCAGTGA
- a CDS encoding ABC transporter permease, whose amino-acid sequence MTVTASTSEPRPALQRWLLVWALALAAVLMVFLLQDSVPWAVDYPASAVVPVADWVSALMGWIKSNLSWLTRSITAVLGVPLDFALNLLAKNFKIGHGVDTLVLPRLSWVGVCAVAFLAGHAVGGRKLSLLVGGCFLYIALFGQWTSAMLTLALISIAVPFCIVTGLFAGIWAWRKPWAERLIISPALDLMQTIPTFAYLIPMLLLFGNSPVSAMIATAIFATPPMVRATMLGLTRVPVEIGEFSDMAGCTARQKLWRVLLPSARPTLMVGVNQVIMLALNMVIIASMIGAGGLGYDVLLALRALKVGEAMEAGLAIVALAIALDRLSQAIAHKQAKGHVHQESSPTLWRRYPNLTLAIAVLAVTTLLGLFVPAFAAVPKAITFTTAPLWKAAVNWVTINFFDVIEAFRVALILNVLNPVRAFCEGFPWLGAVFLLGLAGYQLAGLRLAALVAALTAFCAITGLWEKTMATVYLCGISAFIACLIGIPIGLMAARSDRFEKIVTPIIDTLQVLPSFCFIIPVVMLFRVGDVTAMIATIAFAVVPAIRYTNHGIRQVPPALIEAAKVSGCTPRQTFFRVQLPLALPEIMLGVNQTILMALAMIIICAMVGTRDLGQEVFIALSKADSGRGIVAGLAIAFIGIVADRLFNAWTAKARARLG is encoded by the coding sequence ATGACGGTGACGGCAAGCACCAGCGAGCCGAGGCCGGCGCTTCAGCGATGGCTGCTTGTCTGGGCGCTCGCCCTTGCCGCTGTGCTCATGGTGTTCCTGCTCCAAGACAGCGTCCCTTGGGCTGTCGACTATCCGGCGAGCGCCGTCGTGCCGGTCGCCGACTGGGTCAGCGCGCTGATGGGCTGGATCAAATCGAACCTGTCGTGGTTGACCCGCTCGATCACCGCGGTTCTCGGGGTGCCGCTCGACTTCGCGCTCAATCTCTTGGCCAAGAATTTCAAGATCGGCCACGGCGTCGATACCCTGGTCCTGCCGCGCCTGTCCTGGGTCGGGGTCTGTGCTGTCGCCTTCCTCGCCGGCCATGCCGTGGGTGGTCGCAAACTCAGCCTGCTAGTCGGCGGCTGCTTCCTCTACATCGCGCTGTTCGGCCAATGGACCAGCGCCATGCTGACGCTGGCGCTGATCTCCATCGCCGTGCCGTTTTGCATCGTCACCGGCCTGTTCGCCGGCATCTGGGCATGGCGCAAGCCATGGGCGGAAAGGCTGATCATCTCCCCTGCCCTTGACCTGATGCAGACGATCCCGACCTTCGCCTATCTCATCCCGATGCTGCTGCTGTTCGGCAACAGCCCGGTCTCGGCGATGATCGCAACCGCCATCTTCGCCACACCGCCGATGGTACGGGCGACGATGCTCGGCCTGACGCGGGTGCCGGTGGAGATCGGCGAATTCAGCGACATGGCCGGCTGCACGGCGCGGCAGAAACTGTGGCGGGTGCTGTTGCCCTCGGCGCGGCCGACGCTGATGGTCGGCGTCAACCAGGTCATCATGCTGGCGCTCAACATGGTGATCATCGCATCGATGATCGGCGCCGGCGGCCTCGGCTACGACGTGCTTCTGGCGCTGCGCGCGCTGAAGGTTGGTGAGGCGATGGAGGCCGGCCTCGCCATCGTGGCGCTGGCGATCGCGCTCGACCGGTTGAGCCAGGCCATCGCGCACAAGCAGGCGAAGGGCCATGTCCATCAGGAATCGAGCCCGACTCTTTGGCGGCGCTACCCCAATCTGACGCTGGCCATCGCCGTCCTTGCCGTCACCACGCTGCTTGGCCTGTTCGTACCGGCCTTCGCGGCGGTGCCGAAGGCGATCACCTTCACCACCGCGCCGCTGTGGAAGGCGGCGGTGAACTGGGTGACGATCAACTTCTTCGATGTGATCGAAGCGTTCCGCGTGGCGCTGATCCTCAATGTGCTGAACCCGGTGCGCGCCTTCTGCGAAGGCTTTCCCTGGCTGGGCGCGGTGTTCCTGCTCGGCCTTGCCGGCTATCAGCTCGCAGGCTTGCGCCTGGCAGCCCTGGTCGCCGCACTGACTGCCTTCTGCGCCATCACCGGGCTGTGGGAAAAGACCATGGCGACGGTCTATCTCTGCGGCATCTCGGCCTTCATCGCCTGCCTGATCGGCATTCCGATCGGGCTGATGGCGGCGCGCAGCGACCGTTTCGAGAAGATCGTCACGCCGATCATCGACACGCTGCAGGTGCTGCCGTCCTTCTGCTTCATCATCCCGGTGGTGATGCTGTTCCGCGTCGGCGATGTCACCGCCATGATCGCAACGATCGCCTTCGCCGTGGTGCCGGCGATCCGCTACACCAATCACGGCATCCGCCAGGTGCCGCCGGCGCTGATCGAGGCGGCGAAGGTGTCGGGCTGCACGCCGCGCCAGACATTTTTCCGCGTGCAACTGCCGCTGGCGCTTCCCGAGATCATGCTGGGCGTCAACCAGACCATCCTGATGGCGCTGGCGATGATCATCATCTGCGCCATGGTCGGCACGCGCGATCTCGGTCAGGAGGTGTTCATCGCGCTGTCCAAAGCCGATTCCGGTCGCGGCATCGTCGCCGGCCTGGCCATCGCCTTCATCGGCATCGTCGCCGACCGGCTGTTCAACGCCTGGACGGCGAAGGCGCGGGCAAGGCTGGGATAG
- a CDS encoding quaternary amine ABC transporter ATP-binding protein: protein MTTEQGSTQPGTNDRPVKLACRNVWKLFGANAASFIRERDGKASMADVTAAGLVGAVRAVDLEIRQGEIFIIMGLSGSGKSTLVRCMSRLVEPSHGKVEFEGKDLLKISDAALIELRRHRMGMVFQNFALLPHLNVLDNIAFPLSIQGQDRATREARAREVIELVGLSGREHFYPRELSGGQQQRVGIARSLATKPEIWFLDEPFSALDPLIRREMQDELMRLQTMLHKTIVFITHDFDEAIRLADRIAIMKDGEVIQIGTPEELVVNPATDYVAEFTRDVDRAKVISARSLMRACDGTEHGGTVSPDAKIASFSASIVSAGKPFAVVNGTGKPVGEVTPQAVIDLLAGIEHARAGA from the coding sequence ATGACGACTGAACAGGGATCGACGCAACCGGGCACAAACGACCGCCCGGTAAAACTTGCCTGCCGCAATGTGTGGAAGCTGTTCGGGGCGAACGCGGCCAGTTTCATCCGCGAGCGCGACGGCAAGGCCAGCATGGCCGATGTCACGGCTGCCGGACTGGTCGGCGCCGTGCGCGCCGTCGATCTCGAAATCCGCCAGGGCGAGATTTTCATCATCATGGGCCTGTCCGGCTCCGGCAAATCGACACTGGTGCGCTGCATGTCGCGGCTGGTCGAACCGAGCCACGGCAAGGTCGAGTTCGAAGGCAAGGACCTGCTCAAGATTTCCGATGCGGCACTGATCGAACTCAGGCGCCATCGCATGGGCATGGTGTTCCAGAATTTCGCGCTGCTGCCGCATCTCAACGTGCTCGACAACATCGCCTTTCCGCTCAGCATCCAGGGGCAGGACCGGGCAACGCGCGAGGCGCGGGCGCGCGAGGTCATCGAACTCGTCGGCTTAAGTGGCCGCGAGCATTTCTATCCGCGCGAATTGTCCGGCGGCCAGCAGCAGCGTGTCGGTATTGCCCGGAGTCTCGCGACCAAACCGGAAATCTGGTTCCTCGACGAGCCATTCTCCGCCCTCGACCCGCTGATCCGCCGCGAGATGCAGGACGAGTTGATGCGGCTGCAGACCATGCTGCACAAGACCATCGTCTTCATCACCCATGATTTCGACGAAGCCATAAGGCTCGCCGACCGCATCGCCATCATGAAGGACGGCGAGGTCATCCAGATCGGCACGCCGGAAGAACTGGTGGTCAATCCGGCGACCGACTATGTCGCCGAATTCACCCGCGACGTCGACCGCGCCAAGGTGATCTCGGCACGAAGCCTGATGCGCGCCTGCGACGGCACCGAGCATGGCGGGACGGTTTCGCCGGATGCCAAGATCGCCAGTTTCTCGGCAAGCATCGTCTCCGCCGGCAAGCCGTTCGCGGTGGTCAACGGCACCGGCAAGCCGGTCGGCGAAGTCACGCCGCAAGCGGTCATCGATCTGCTGGCCGGCATCGAGCATGCGAGAGCCGGCGCATGA